From the genome of Sander lucioperca isolate FBNREF2018 chromosome 1, SLUC_FBN_1.2, whole genome shotgun sequence, one region includes:
- the hrh2a gene encoding histamine receptor H2a, which yields MDVSSEAPVIMLSQVMLGVTLSLLILLTVSGNVLVCLAVCASRRLRCLTNCFIVSLAVTDLLLGLVVLPFSALLQLNNEWPLGPAFCNFYISMDVMLCTASILTLLAISIDRYLAVTRPLRYASLVLPWRVAVAMASVWAVSLAVSFLPIQMGWNTVNGTVQNHGPWAPEGKCRFELNRPYVLTDSLLTFYLPLVAMCWTYLRILRIARAQAKRIVSARPTCITSYNCRNNPSTSTTVVSSVTAVALREHKATVTLAAVIGAFVVCWLPYFILFTVLGLKEHPDPSTVPEFPIVLWLGYANSALNPILYGALNRDFRSAYSRLLRCRCPTYSGWRSRQPSPTVTAARDQFTEVTLMCGHSPATCRAGLTEQNLMLQEMNSRTATATIQFANGTAATDVNGNERSC from the exons ATGGATGTCTCCAGTGAAGCACCAGTGATAATGTTGTCACAAGTGATGCTGGGTGTTACCCTGTCCCTCCTCATCCTTCTGACTGTCAGTGGTAATGTGCTGGTGTGCCTAGCTGTCTGCGCCTCTCGACGCCTCCGCTGCCTCACCAACTGCTTCATTGTGTCGCTGGCAGTGACAGACTTGCTGCTCGGCCTCGTGGTCCTCCCTTTCTCTGCCCTCCTCCAGCTTAACAACGAGTGGCCGCTCGGCCCAGCCTTCTGCAACTTCTACATCTCCATGGATGTCATGCTGTGCACAGCCTCCATCCTCACCCTCCTGGCCATCAGCATTGACCGCTACCTGGCAGTGACTAGGCCTCTGAGATACGCCTCACTGGTGTTACCATGGAGAGTTGCTGTGGCCATGGCCAGTGTTTGGGCAGTGTCTTTGGCTGTGTCTTTCTTGCCCATCCAAATGGGGTGGAACACTGTTAATGGGACAGTGCAGAACCACGGGCCTTGGGCTCCAGAGGGAAAATGTCGCTTTGAGCTGAACAGACCCTACGTACTGACAGACTCTCTTCTCACTTTCTACCTGCCTCTGGTGGCTATGTGCTGGACCTACCTCCGAATACTTCGCATTGCACGGGCACAGGCCAAACGGATTGTCAGTGCCCGGCCCACATGCATCACCAGCTACAACTGCAGGAACAATCCTTCCACCAGTACCACTGTGGTTTCCAGTGTTACAGCAGTGGCTCTGCGGGAGCACAAAGCCACAGTGACACTGGCAGCAGTGATAGGGGCTTTTGTGGTGTGTTGGCTGCCGTATTTCATCCTGTTCACAGTGTTGGGTCTAAAGGAGCATCCAGATCCAAGCACAGTACCAGAATTCCCCATTGTGTTGTGGCTGGGTTACGCCAACTCGGCCCTCAACCCTATCCTCTATGGAGCCCTCAACAGGGACTTCAGGTCAGCCTACTCCCGTCTACTGAGATGCCGATGCCCTACCTACAGTGGGTGGAGGAGCCGACAGCCGTCTCCCACTGTGACAGCAG CCAGAGACCAGTTTACAGAGGTGACACTGATGTGTGGCCACTCCCCTGCCACCTGCAGGGCAGGTCTAACAGAGCAAAACCTAATGCTTCAAGAAATGAACAGCAGGACAGCCACAGCAACTATCCAATTTGCAAATGGCACTGCTGCCACCGATGTCAATGGCAATGAGAG GTCATGCTGA